TCGCGACGAGGTCGACTCGACCGTCTCGCTGCTGTACGTCGTCGATGGGCCGGAAGAACGGGTCGAGGGCGAGGCGTTCCTCACCGAGTGGGCGGAGAGCCACGGCCTCGCCGACGCCGAGATCCTGATCGACGAGTCGGGTGAGGTCGAGGGGGCGATCGCTCGGGCGGCCGAGGACCACGATCTCGTCGTTATCGGTGCAACCGAGCGGGGCCTGCTCTCGCGGCTCGTGCGCGGTTCGCTCGCCTACGACGTGATCGACGAACTCGACCGGTCCGTGCTGCTGGCCGAGCGCCCGACGTCCCGGTCGATCCGTGAGCGCCTGTTCGGTTCGGGGAGCGGTTCGGACGACTGACGTCGCCCGATCCGTCGTGCTTTTGGCCCCCGAGGCGCTCTCTCGGGTATGGCCCGGTACCACATCGAGACCTACGGCTGCACCTCCAATCGGGGTGAGAGCCGCGCGATCGAGAGCGCGCTGCGCGACGCCGGCCACTACCGGGCGGCGGGTCCCGCGGAGGCGGACGTCGCCATCCTCAACACCTGTACCGTCGTCGAGAAGACCGAGACGAACATGCTGCGGCGAGCCAAGGAACTAGAAGAGGAAACCACGGACCTCATCGTCACCGGCTGTATGGCGCTCGCCCAGAGCGAGGCCTTTTCCGACGTCGACGCCCGCGTGATGCACTGGGACGAGGTGCCCCAAGCCGCGCTCAACGGCGAGTGTCCGACCCCCGGGCCGGGCGTCGAGCCCGTTTTAGAGGGCGTGGTCGGCATCCTCCCCATCGCCCGAGGCTGTATGTCGAACTGCTCGTACTGTATCACCAAGCACGCTACTGGACGGGTAGACTCCCCGACGATCGAGGCAAACGTCGAGAAGGCCCGCGCGCTGGTCCACGCCGGCGCGAAGGAACTGCGGATCACGGGCCAGGACACCGGCGTCTACGGCTGGGACGACGGGGAGCGTTCGCTCCCCGAACTGCTCTCGCGGATCTGTGCCATCGAGGGCGAGTTCCGCGTGCGGCTGGGCATGGCTAACCCCGGCGGGATCCACGGCATCCACGAGGAACTCGCCGAGGTCTTCGCCGAAAACGAGAAGCTGTATGACTTCATCCACGCCCCGGTCCAGTCGGGCAGCGACGAGGTATTGGAGGAAATGCGCCGCCAACACAAGGTCGAGAAGTTCAGGGAGATCGTCAAGACCTTCGATCGGGAACTGGACCACTGGACACTCTCGACGGACTTCATCGTCGGCTTTCCGACCGAAACCGAAGCGGACCACGAACTGAGTATGGATCTCCTACGCGAGATCCGCCCCGAGAAGGTCAACGTCACGCGCTTTTCGAAGCGGCCCAAAACGGACGCTGCCGATATGAAGGGCCTCGGCGGGACGATCAAGAAGGAGCGCTCGAAGGCGATGAGCGAGGCAAAGAGAGAAATCGTCGGCGAGGTCTACGAGGGGATGGTCGGGGACACGTGCGAGGTGCTGTGCGTACAACCGGGCACCGGCGATTCGGTGAAGTGTCGCGATCCGGCGTACAGACAGGTGATCGTCCAGAACGCCTCCGAGTACGGGATCGAGCCCGGTGACTTCTTCGAGGCCGAGATCACCGCGAGCCAGACGATGTACGCGTTCGGAAAGCCGGTCTAACGTTCTTTTCCTCCCGAGAACCGGTCTCTCGGTACGTCGCGCAGTTCGACACCCACCTCCCCGTCGAGTTCCGTCGGTCCGCCATCTCCCAGTTCGATTCCGGCTTCGGGAAGCCGGGTTGCGATCTCGCGGGCGTACTCCGAGCGCACCCTGGCGAACGACGCGCGCGTCGGATCCGCGATCCAGATCCGCGCGGAGAGTCGAACCCTCTCGTCGACGCTGGTGATCCTGACCGATGGCTCGGGAGCGTCGAGTACGTCGGGGTGGTCCTCGGCCGCGCTCACGAGCACCGCGACGGCGGTATCGAGATCGGCGTCGTGACCGAGTTCGAGCGGGAGGTCGATCCGCAGCCGGTCGTTCAACACGGGGTTGACGACGGTCGTGGTCGTGAGCGCGGCGTTCGGGACGGTGACGACCTCGTTGTCGAACGTGCGCACCCGGGTCGCCCGGAAATCGATGTCCTCGATGGTCCCCTCGCCACCCTCCCAGCGGATCCAGTCGCCGATGTTGAACTTCGGATCCGTGACGATGAAGGCGCCGCTGACGACGTTGCCGACGACGTCCTGGGCGGCAAACCCGAGTGCGACCGTCAGCGCCGCGACGACGATCGCCGAGCGATCCAACAGGTACCCCAGTCCGGCGACCCACAGTCCGGCGACGACGCTCGCGACGACCACGGCGACCGCGAGCACCCGCTGGAGCCCCCGCCGGAGCGTCGGTTCCGTGCCCCGAAGTTCCATCAGGTAGCCAGCAGCGGGTTCGACGAGAAACCGACCGAGGGCGTACGCCAACGCGACCGTCAGGAGGAACGTCGCGACGTTGTCGAGAAGCGCGGCGTACCTCGCGAACAACCCGGCGAGTCGTGGCACGATCACGCCCTCCCGAACGCATCGCTCCCCCTCAAACCTTGGCCCGGCATGCCCCTCGAACGGCCATCGGGCGGGATATCAGCCTTCGCCCTCGCTGTCGAACTCTAGCAGTCGGTCGGCCGTCTCGTCCTCTTTCCACTCGCCGAGTTCCTTCGGGTCGATGTGGACGAACACGTCGTCGACCTCGGGCAGCTCGCGTACCGCCCGAACGATCTCGGTTTCGATCCCGTGGGCTTCGAGCAGGGTTCGATCCCCCTCGACCTCGATGTGGACGGAGACGTCGATCTCG
The DNA window shown above is from Halalkalicoccus jeotgali B3 and carries:
- a CDS encoding tRNA (N(6)-L-threonylcarbamoyladenosine(37)-C(2))-methylthiotransferase — its product is MARYHIETYGCTSNRGESRAIESALRDAGHYRAAGPAEADVAILNTCTVVEKTETNMLRRAKELEEETTDLIVTGCMALAQSEAFSDVDARVMHWDEVPQAALNGECPTPGPGVEPVLEGVVGILPIARGCMSNCSYCITKHATGRVDSPTIEANVEKARALVHAGAKELRITGQDTGVYGWDDGERSLPELLSRICAIEGEFRVRLGMANPGGIHGIHEELAEVFAENEKLYDFIHAPVQSGSDEVLEEMRRQHKVEKFREIVKTFDRELDHWTLSTDFIVGFPTETEADHELSMDLLREIRPEKVNVTRFSKRPKTDAADMKGLGGTIKKERSKAMSEAKREIVGEVYEGMVGDTCEVLCVQPGTGDSVKCRDPAYRQVIVQNASEYGIEPGDFFEAEITASQTMYAFGKPV
- a CDS encoding mechanosensitive ion channel family protein, translating into MPRLAGLFARYAALLDNVATFLLTVALAYALGRFLVEPAAGYLMELRGTEPTLRRGLQRVLAVAVVVASVVAGLWVAGLGYLLDRSAIVVAALTVALGFAAQDVVGNVVSGAFIVTDPKFNIGDWIRWEGGEGTIEDIDFRATRVRTFDNEVVTVPNAALTTTTVVNPVLNDRLRIDLPLELGHDADLDTAVAVLVSAAEDHPDVLDAPEPSVRITSVDERVRLSARIWIADPTRASFARVRSEYAREIATRLPEAGIELGDGGPTELDGEVGVELRDVPRDRFSGGKER